A single region of the Bacilli bacterium PM5-9 genome encodes:
- a CDS encoding hypothetical protein (product_source=Hypo-rule applied; superfamily=52172) → MKIFLDDNRSIDNSEYSVIRTYENCIIVLKTFSNDIDIISLDYDLGGNKTGYDVIEYMYSNNIIPRHINIHSTHKEGSSMIEEYAKTNFSTTTVTTNKIEVL, encoded by the coding sequence ATGAAAATATTTTTAGATGATAATCGTAGTATAGATAATAGTGAATATTCAGTTATTCGTACTTATGAAAATTGTATTATTGTTCTTAAAACATTTAGTAATGATATTGATATTATTAGTTTAGACTATGATTTAGGTGGAAATAAAACAGGTTATGATGTAATAGAATATATGTATAGTAATAATATTATACCTAGACATATAAATATTCACTCTACTCATAAAGAAGGAAGTAGTATGATAGAGGAATATGCCAAAACAAATTTTTCTACAACTACTGTTACAACTAATAAAATAGAAGTGTTGTAA